The following are encoded together in the Salmonella enterica subsp. enterica serovar Choleraesuis genome:
- the fabF gene encoding beta-ketoacyl-ACP synthase II, with translation MRRVVITGAGTISPFGKGVESLVAALAEGKSGVSALPEPSYRNDTETVPQVAGLVGDIDVSGIPRKHRRTMSPMSMYSLLAAQEALDQAGLSEEVVHSPRFGAIIGSTMGSVAAFEEVFDNYLPDHRFDVVKSSVFFRMMGHTVASNLAQTLGITGRVMAVSAACSSGAQAIGAAYEAIASGAQDYMLCGGADELHPLTIATFDLMSAASRGYNDAPEETPRPFDKDRDGVVCSEGVGLLVLESYDSAVQRGATILAEVAGFNSASDTSSIANPAPEPLHACMQSALESAGIDISEVSYVNAHATGTRLGDRAESHAIASLFGDRVPVSSLKGHLGHTMAASGAIELIACVAMMQRNQLIPTRNLANTDEQCAGIYHLQSLLSTQVDVVVKNSFALGGIISSLVLRKS, from the coding sequence ATGAGACGAGTCGTTATTACTGGCGCTGGAACCATCAGCCCGTTTGGTAAAGGGGTAGAGTCACTGGTCGCAGCGCTTGCTGAAGGCAAAAGTGGTGTCAGCGCGCTCCCGGAGCCTTCGTATCGTAATGATACGGAGACCGTGCCACAGGTCGCTGGTTTGGTCGGTGATATCGATGTCTCCGGGATCCCGCGTAAGCATCGCCGTACTATGTCGCCTATGTCGATGTACTCATTGCTGGCGGCGCAGGAAGCATTAGACCAGGCAGGTTTATCTGAAGAGGTTGTCCACAGCCCGCGTTTCGGCGCGATCATCGGCTCTACCATGGGCAGCGTGGCGGCCTTCGAAGAAGTTTTTGATAACTACCTGCCAGACCATCGCTTTGATGTGGTCAAGTCGAGCGTATTTTTCCGGATGATGGGCCACACAGTGGCCTCGAATCTGGCTCAAACCCTGGGTATCACTGGTCGTGTAATGGCCGTAAGCGCGGCCTGTTCCTCCGGTGCGCAGGCTATTGGTGCAGCCTATGAGGCTATTGCCAGCGGTGCTCAGGACTACATGCTGTGCGGTGGTGCCGATGAGCTGCACCCTCTGACAATCGCTACTTTCGACCTGATGTCTGCCGCATCCCGTGGTTATAACGATGCGCCGGAAGAAACGCCGCGTCCGTTCGATAAAGACCGTGACGGCGTGGTTTGCTCTGAAGGTGTCGGGCTGCTGGTGCTGGAGTCTTATGATTCTGCCGTCCAGCGCGGTGCGACCATTCTGGCTGAAGTCGCTGGTTTCAACTCGGCGAGCGACACCTCAAGCATCGCCAACCCCGCACCTGAGCCGCTGCATGCCTGTATGCAGAGCGCGCTGGAATCAGCGGGTATCGATATTAGTGAAGTTAGCTACGTGAATGCCCACGCAACGGGAACACGTCTGGGCGACCGCGCGGAAAGCCACGCTATCGCCTCACTATTTGGAGATCGTGTGCCGGTCTCCAGCCTTAAAGGGCATCTTGGTCACACCATGGCTGCCAGTGGCGCCATTGAGCTCATTGCCTGCGTGGCAATGATGCAACGTAATCAATTGATTCCCACCCGCAACCTCGCCAATACCGACGAGCAGTGCGCGGGTATTTATCATCTGCAGTCCTTGTTATCCACTCAGGTCGACGTTGTTGTTAAGAACAGCTTCGCACTGGGTGGCATTATCTCTAGCCTGGTGTTGAGGAAATCGTAA
- the acpP gene encoding acyl carrier protein: MDKSVLKEKINEIMEEEFELDSADMKPEADLYEDLGMDSLDAVDMVIAFEKAFSIKIGKDTGVLSIKTLGQLQDFVIEKIEAQKA; encoded by the coding sequence ATGGATAAGTCCGTACTGAAAGAAAAAATTAATGAAATCATGGAAGAAGAGTTCGAACTGGACTCTGCTGATATGAAACCTGAAGCCGATTTGTATGAAGATCTGGGCATGGACAGCCTGGACGCGGTAGATATGGTTATCGCGTTCGAAAAAGCGTTCTCTATCAAAATTGGTAAAGACACTGGCGTGCTGAGCATTAAAACTCTGGGCCAGCTCCAGGACTTCGTTATCGAAAAAATTGAGGCGCAAAAGGCCTGA
- a CDS encoding 4-hydroxybenzoyl-CoA thioesterase — protein MKRSPYFKSQDCVDGQPAPQPVSVTIERVVRFEEVDMMTVLWHGHYASYFEDARVALGDYYGIGYHQMMETQVMAPVRQMYVDYRAPLEFSESCKVTATLHWNEAARMNISYLIENSKGELVATGYTVQMFIDKNREVMLEQPEFLRTFCDNWKNGSLPG, from the coding sequence ATGAAACGTTCTCCCTATTTTAAGTCCCAGGATTGTGTTGATGGTCAGCCAGCTCCTCAGCCGGTAAGTGTGACTATTGAACGCGTCGTGCGTTTTGAAGAAGTGGATATGATGACAGTGCTGTGGCACGGTCATTACGCCAGTTATTTTGAAGATGCGCGGGTGGCATTAGGGGACTACTACGGTATTGGGTATCACCAGATGATGGAAACGCAGGTGATGGCCCCGGTCAGACAGATGTATGTTGATTACCGCGCTCCGCTGGAGTTTAGCGAAAGCTGCAAAGTTACCGCCACGCTGCACTGGAATGAAGCGGCGCGGATGAACATCTCTTATCTTATTGAGAATTCAAAAGGTGAGCTGGTAGCAACCGGATATACGGTACAGATGTTTATCGATAAAAATCGGGAGGTTATGCTGGAACAACCTGAGTTCCTGCGGACTTTCTGTGATAACTGGAAGAACGGTTCTCTTCCTGGTTAA
- a CDS encoding beta-ketoacyl-ACP reductase, whose amino-acid sequence MNNNAEPKSIALVTGASKGIGAEIARQLAHDGFAIWLNYRSDHQAAEAVRDEIINAGGECLLVPFDVSDAQQTRAALTPLLEQHGAPYILVNNAGITRDKLLALMEDDDWSKVISVHLNGFYYVTSLVAPAMLHSKRGRIINISSTGGQTGVAGQVNYSTAKAGLIGATRSLAVELGRKNVLVNAVAPGFIETDMTSELPLNDIKKSIPLRRIGKPQEVASVVSFLASPGASYITGEVISVNGGLFTG is encoded by the coding sequence ATGAATAACAACGCTGAACCAAAGTCCATTGCGTTAGTGACCGGGGCCAGTAAAGGAATCGGGGCAGAAATCGCCCGCCAGTTAGCGCATGACGGCTTTGCCATCTGGCTGAACTATCGTAGCGATCACCAGGCGGCAGAAGCCGTACGTGACGAAATCATCAACGCTGGCGGCGAATGCCTGCTGGTGCCATTTGACGTATCCGACGCCCAACAGACTCGTGCCGCCCTTACTCCTTTGCTGGAGCAGCACGGAGCGCCTTATATTCTGGTTAATAACGCCGGGATCACTCGCGATAAACTGCTGGCCCTGATGGAAGATGATGACTGGTCAAAAGTTATCTCGGTACACCTGAACGGCTTCTACTACGTGACTTCTCTGGTTGCTCCTGCCATGTTGCACAGCAAGCGTGGGCGCATTATCAATATCTCGTCTACCGGTGGTCAGACCGGTGTCGCAGGCCAGGTAAACTACTCCACGGCAAAAGCCGGTCTTATCGGAGCCACACGCTCTCTGGCCGTTGAACTGGGACGTAAAAACGTGCTGGTCAATGCCGTAGCGCCGGGCTTTATCGAAACCGATATGACCAGCGAGCTTCCGCTGAATGACATTAAGAAAAGCATTCCGCTGCGCCGTATTGGCAAACCGCAGGAAGTCGCTTCGGTTGTGAGCTTCCTGGCCTCACCTGGCGCCAGCTATATTACCGGGGAAGTTATTTCGGTAAACGGCGGCCTGTTTACCGGCTGA